One genomic window of Ruminococcus gauvreauii includes the following:
- a CDS encoding peptidoglycan-binding protein, protein MNFPTMQAMQQESLSRGGLQITVNAALQNRPIANATIRISYTGEPDQVIEEVQTDSLGQTPVLELPTPPLEYSLEPQPNQPYSEYNLNIRAEGYEPVEISGTELLPDVVSVQPVRMQPSQQIDDYRLIVIPAHTLFGDYPPKIPEDEIKPMDETGEIVLSRVVVPEFVVVHDGAPDDPTAQNYYVRYRDYIKNVACSEIYATWPTDTIRANVLAIMSFTLNRVYTEWYRNKGYDFTITSSTAFDHKWIYGRNIFDDISAIVDEVFANYLSRPNVRQPILTQYCDGQRVQCPNAMTQWGSKYLGDQGYSTIDILRYYYGDDMYINTAEEISGVPSSWPGYNLTIGASGDKVLQMQEQLNTIAEVYTAIPPVIIDGIYGENTQEAVEAFQRTFRLPVTGIVDYATWYKIQEIFVGVTRIAELN, encoded by the coding sequence ATGAACTTTCCCACGATGCAGGCCATGCAGCAGGAATCCCTGTCCAGAGGCGGACTTCAGATCACCGTCAATGCCGCACTGCAAAACCGCCCGATTGCAAACGCCACGATCAGAATATCCTACACCGGGGAACCGGATCAGGTGATCGAAGAGGTACAGACGGATTCTCTCGGCCAGACTCCCGTTCTGGAGCTCCCGACACCCCCGCTGGAATACAGTCTGGAGCCCCAGCCGAATCAGCCTTATTCAGAATACAACCTGAACATCCGCGCCGAGGGATATGAACCCGTAGAGATCAGCGGTACGGAACTTCTTCCGGATGTCGTCTCTGTCCAGCCTGTGCGTATGCAGCCCTCACAGCAGATAGATGACTACAGGCTGATTGTGATCCCAGCGCACACTCTTTTCGGAGACTATCCCCCCAAAATACCTGAGGATGAAATAAAACCAATGGACGAAACAGGAGAAATCGTCCTGAGCCGTGTTGTGGTTCCGGAATTCGTCGTGGTCCATGACGGCGCTCCTGATGATCCAACAGCCCAGAATTATTATGTCCGTTACCGGGACTATATAAAAAATGTAGCCTGCAGTGAGATTTACGCAACGTGGCCTACCGACACCATACGCGCCAATGTGCTTGCCATCATGTCATTCACCCTGAACCGGGTATACACAGAATGGTACCGCAACAAAGGCTATGATTTCACTATCACGTCATCAACGGCTTTTGATCACAAATGGATATACGGAAGAAATATTTTTGATGACATCTCCGCCATCGTTGACGAAGTGTTTGCCAATTATCTGTCGAGACCGAACGTCCGCCAGCCCATCCTGACACAATACTGCGATGGCCAGCGGGTTCAGTGTCCGAATGCGATGACCCAGTGGGGTTCCAAGTATCTGGGCGATCAGGGGTATTCGACGATCGATATCCTCCGTTATTATTACGGCGATGATATGTACATCAATACCGCCGAGGAAATTTCAGGGGTTCCTTCCTCCTGGCCGGGATACAATCTGACGATCGGAGCCAGCGGAGATAAAGTGCTGCAGATGCAGGAACAGCTGAACACGATCGCAGAAGTCTATACGGCGATACCGCCTGTCATCATCGACGGCATTTATGGCGAGAACACCCAGGAGGCGGTGGAAGCTTTTCAGCGGACATTCCGGCTGCCCGTGACGGGAATCGTTGATTATGCGACGTGGTATAAGATTCAGGAAATTTTTGTAGGTGTCACCAGGATAGCAGAATTAAATTAG
- a CDS encoding phosphatidate cytidylyltransferase, whose translation MFKTRLISGIVLVLAALLTISGGGLVLFVTLLGVSVIGMDELMRAMKVRTEKVCLLELTSCLMIIGYYLILYFEQEEYLLPVLLAGLVLNMFVYVFTYPKYHANQVMAAFFSAVYAGVMLSYIYQTRMMEEGVFLVWLIFICSWGCDTCAYCVGMLIGKHKMAPVLSPKKSVEGAVGGVVGAALLGAVYAVIVKTGILEYALICAAGALISMVGDLAASAIKRNQEIKDYGTLIPGHGGIMDRFDSVIFTAPVIYYLAQLLIG comes from the coding sequence ATGTTCAAAACAAGACTGATCAGCGGCATCGTGCTGGTACTGGCAGCGCTTCTTACGATTTCAGGCGGAGGGCTTGTTTTATTTGTAACGCTGCTTGGGGTTTCCGTGATCGGCATGGATGAACTGATGCGCGCCATGAAAGTTCGTACTGAGAAAGTGTGTCTTTTGGAACTGACCAGCTGTCTGATGATCATCGGATATTATCTGATTCTCTACTTTGAGCAGGAAGAATATCTGCTGCCGGTACTTCTTGCCGGTCTGGTGTTGAATATGTTTGTCTATGTGTTCACGTATCCGAAATATCATGCGAATCAGGTCATGGCTGCATTTTTTTCGGCAGTCTATGCGGGTGTCATGCTGTCTTATATCTACCAGACCAGAATGATGGAAGAGGGAGTATTTCTGGTGTGGCTGATCTTCATCTGTTCCTGGGGGTGTGACACGTGTGCCTATTGTGTCGGAATGCTGATTGGAAAGCATAAGATGGCACCTGTCTTGAGTCCGAAGAAATCGGTGGAGGGGGCAGTCGGGGGTGTTGTGGGTGCAGCACTTCTGGGCGCTGTCTACGCGGTTATCGTCAAAACAGGTATATTAGAATACGCACTGATCTGTGCAGCGGGAGCGCTGATTTCCATGGTTGGGGATCTGGCTGCTTCTGCGATCAAAAGGAATCAGGAGATTAAAGATTACGGAACTCTCATACCGGGACACGGCGGAATCATGGACCGGTTCGACAGCGTGATTTTTACGGCGCCTGTGATCTATTATCTGGCGCAGCTTCTGATAGGATAA
- a CDS encoding isoprenyl transferase, which produces MNVPNHIAIILDGNGRWAKKRGMPRSYGHVKGCENLETICEAAKELGVKYLTVYAFSTENWKRSKEEVDGLMRLFRNYLKKCLKISRKNDMQVRVIGDYTAFDQDIQDSIVKLETFSKDFQTLHFQIALNYGSRDEMLRAVNRMLADQKEGRLQGEITEEIFSGYLDTAGIPDPDLMIRTSGELRLSNYLLWQMAYTEFYFTDVPWPDFNKAELIRAIEKYNDRDRRYGGVKEESTCSKQD; this is translated from the coding sequence ATGAATGTACCGAATCATATAGCGATTATCCTGGACGGCAATGGCAGGTGGGCAAAGAAAAGAGGAATGCCCCGGAGTTACGGACACGTAAAGGGATGTGAAAATCTTGAGACAATCTGTGAGGCTGCAAAGGAACTGGGCGTAAAATATCTGACGGTCTACGCATTTTCCACGGAAAACTGGAAACGATCAAAAGAAGAGGTAGACGGTCTGATGCGGTTGTTTCGGAATTACCTGAAGAAATGTCTGAAGATATCCAGGAAAAACGATATGCAGGTCCGCGTTATCGGCGATTATACAGCGTTCGACCAGGATATCCAGGACAGTATCGTAAAACTGGAAACGTTTTCTAAAGATTTTCAGACACTCCACTTCCAGATTGCATTGAACTATGGGAGCCGGGACGAGATGCTGCGGGCAGTGAACCGTATGCTTGCGGATCAGAAAGAGGGACGGCTTCAGGGAGAGATAACCGAAGAAATATTCTCGGGCTATCTGGATACAGCAGGTATTCCCGACCCGGATCTGATGATCAGAACCAGCGGAGAGCTGCGGTTATCCAACTATCTTCTATGGCAGATGGCATATACGGAGTTTTATTTTACGGATGTCCCATGGCCGGACTTCAATAAAGCAGAATTAATACGGGCAATCGAAAAATATAATGATAGAGACAGAAGATACGGCGGTGTGAAGGAGGAGAGCACATGTTCAAAACAAGACTGA
- the dxr gene encoding 1-deoxy-D-xylulose-5-phosphate reductoisomerase yields MKKIAVLGSTGSIGTQTLEVVREHRDIEVVGLSAGRNIKLLESQIREFKPRIAVVMAEKDARDLRVAVADLSVEILSGMEGLIALAQMEESDLLVTAVVGMIGLKPTVAAICAGKDIALANKETLVTAGHLIMPLARENDVSILPVDSEHSAIFQALHGESQREVSRLLITASGGPFRNKTREELEHVRVEDALRHPNWAMGQKITIDSATLVNKGLEVMEARWLFDMQLSEIQVVVQPQSIIHSMVEFQDGAVIAQMGTPDMKIPIQYALYYPRRRSLPGERLDFRKLKEITFEEPDTSVFRGLPLAIRAARAGGTMATVFNAANERAVAKFLRRQIRFLDIYEIIEEAMNRHQVMEHPDIEEILTAEQLTYEWIESRW; encoded by the coding sequence ATGAAAAAAATTGCAGTTCTGGGTTCTACAGGCTCAATCGGCACGCAGACCCTTGAGGTCGTGCGGGAGCACCGGGATATTGAGGTGGTTGGGCTGAGTGCGGGCAGGAACATAAAGCTTCTGGAAAGCCAGATCCGGGAATTCAAACCAAGAATAGCGGTTGTCATGGCTGAGAAGGATGCGCGTGACCTGCGGGTCGCTGTGGCAGATCTTTCTGTGGAAATCCTTTCCGGAATGGAAGGTCTGATCGCCCTGGCTCAGATGGAAGAGTCGGATCTGCTGGTAACGGCTGTTGTCGGCATGATTGGCTTGAAACCCACGGTTGCCGCGATTTGTGCGGGCAAAGATATTGCACTGGCGAATAAAGAGACACTGGTGACGGCGGGACATCTGATCATGCCTCTTGCCAGAGAAAATGACGTCTCCATTCTCCCGGTAGACAGCGAACACAGCGCTATTTTTCAGGCGCTTCACGGAGAAAGCCAGCGGGAGGTCAGCCGGCTTCTGATCACAGCATCCGGAGGACCGTTCCGCAATAAGACCAGAGAAGAACTGGAACATGTCCGGGTGGAGGATGCACTGCGCCATCCAAACTGGGCAATGGGTCAGAAGATAACAATAGATTCTGCAACTTTGGTAAATAAAGGACTGGAAGTGATGGAAGCCAGATGGCTGTTTGATATGCAGCTTTCGGAAATACAGGTAGTCGTTCAGCCGCAGAGCATCATCCACTCCATGGTGGAATTCCAGGACGGCGCGGTGATAGCACAGATGGGGACACCGGATATGAAGATACCGATTCAATACGCCCTTTATTATCCCCGCCGGAGAAGCCTTCCGGGGGAGCGTCTGGATTTCCGGAAGCTTAAGGAAATCACATTTGAGGAGCCTGACACCAGTGTGTTTCGCGGTCTTCCGCTCGCCATCCGTGCTGCGCGGGCGGGGGGAACCATGGCGACGGTGTTTAATGCGGCGAATGAACGCGCTGTAGCAAAATTCTTAAGGCGTCAGATACGTTTTCTGGATATTTATGAGATTATCGAAGAAGCTATGAACAGACATCAGGTGATGGAACATCCGGATATTGAGGAGATCCTGACAGCGGAACAATTGACTTACGAATGGATTGAAAGCAGGTGGTAA
- a CDS encoding aspartate kinase, translating to MKKVVKFGGSSLASAEQFQKVGNIIHADKDRRYVVPSAPGKRFSEDIKVTDMLYDCYRAAESGKDFSKKLQKIQARYQEIISGLKLELSLDEEFELIARNFKEQAGEDYAASRGEYLNGIVMANYLDMEFIDAAEVIFFDENGNFDEAKTDKCLSERLEGVEFAVIPGFYGKRADGVINTFSRGGSDITGSIVAKAVKADLYENWTDVSGFLVTDPRIIANPETIGTITYKELRELSYMGATVLHEDAIFPLRSAGIPINIRNTNRPQDSGTMIVESTCSKPKYTITGIAGKKGFASINIEKDMMNSEIGFGRKVLQVFEENGISFEHVPSGIDTMTVYVHQDEFQEKEQSVIAGLHRAVQPDTIELESDLALIAVVGRGMKRNRGTAGRIFSALAHAHVNVKMIDQGSSELNIIIGVENRDFEAAIKAIYDIFVTVCI from the coding sequence ATGAAAAAAGTAGTGAAATTTGGGGGAAGTTCGCTGGCCAGCGCAGAACAGTTTCAAAAGGTCGGCAATATCATTCACGCAGATAAAGACAGAAGATACGTAGTGCCGTCAGCGCCGGGAAAACGCTTTTCCGAAGATATCAAAGTGACGGATATGCTGTACGATTGCTACCGTGCAGCCGAGAGCGGCAAGGATTTTTCTAAAAAATTACAGAAAATACAGGCGCGTTACCAGGAGATCATCAGCGGATTGAAACTGGAACTGTCACTGGATGAAGAGTTTGAGCTGATTGCCCGGAATTTTAAGGAACAGGCGGGAGAAGATTATGCGGCATCCAGAGGTGAATATCTGAATGGTATCGTGATGGCGAATTATCTGGACATGGAATTTATCGATGCGGCAGAAGTGATTTTCTTTGATGAGAATGGAAACTTCGACGAGGCAAAAACGGATAAATGCCTGTCCGAACGTCTGGAGGGTGTGGAATTTGCGGTAATCCCCGGATTTTACGGGAAGCGCGCAGACGGAGTCATCAATACATTCTCCCGCGGCGGGTCGGATATCACCGGTTCGATTGTGGCGAAGGCCGTTAAGGCTGATCTCTATGAAAACTGGACGGATGTTTCCGGCTTTCTGGTAACTGATCCCCGTATCATCGCAAACCCGGAGACGATCGGAACCATTACTTATAAAGAACTGCGAGAACTCTCTTACATGGGTGCAACGGTTCTGCATGAGGATGCGATCTTCCCGCTGAGAAGCGCGGGAATTCCGATCAATATCCGCAATACCAACCGTCCGCAGGACAGCGGGACAATGATCGTGGAGAGCACCTGCAGCAAACCAAAGTATACAATCACCGGAATCGCTGGCAAAAAGGGATTTGCCTCCATCAATATTGAAAAAGATATGATGAATTCAGAGATTGGGTTTGGCAGAAAAGTCCTCCAGGTATTTGAAGAAAACGGCATCAGCTTTGAACATGTTCCTTCCGGCATTGACACGATGACCGTATATGTACACCAGGATGAGTTTCAGGAAAAAGAGCAGAGCGTGATCGCAGGGCTGCACCGCGCAGTACAGCCGGATACGATCGAGCTGGAGTCTGATCTGGCACTGATCGCTGTTGTGGGGAGAGGCATGAAGCGCAACCGCGGGACAGCGGGAAGAATCTTTTCTGCGCTGGCACACGCGCATGTAAACGTAAAGATGATCGACCAGGGATCCAGTGAGCTGAACATCATCATCGGTGTTGAGAACCGTGACTTTGAAGCTGCGATCAAGGCGATTTATGATATTTTTGTGACTGTGTGCATCTAA
- the rseP gene encoding RIP metalloprotease RseP, with protein MKAGGNIKIFIAIVIFSILILFHELGHFLLAKKNKIVVEEFSLGMGPRLFSFTRGTTQYSLKLLPFGGSCMMKGEDGEDEEEGSFNHAPVWGRISVVLAGPVFNFILAFVLAVIVIGIVGYDPAEIIGFPEDSPAQEAGLLEGDIIKEINGSHIDVGREIYNYETFKGLKNEPMTLLVQRDGEELEISYQPYHQTRYMLGFNYVADNTPAQVTSITLNLPLHKAGMLAGDIITSVDGKEVASGEELAAYFDEHPLEDLPVTLTYEREGKEKSAEVTPVRHTNVSLGFYYNMAREKTNLPGIIKYGAIEVKYWIKTTVQSLGMLVTGKVTVNDMSGPVGVVNVIGDTYEDSKSEGALITWLSMFNIMILLSANLGIMNLLPIPALDGGRLVFLVIEAIRGKGIRRETEGMIHFVGLMLLLALMVYVTFHDITRLF; from the coding sequence TTGAAAGCAGGTGGTAATATTAAGATTTTCATAGCGATTGTGATTTTCAGTATTCTGATACTGTTTCACGAACTGGGCCATTTTTTACTGGCTAAGAAAAATAAGATTGTGGTAGAAGAGTTTTCTCTGGGCATGGGTCCGCGGCTTTTCAGCTTTACGAGGGGGACAACACAGTATTCCCTGAAGCTGCTGCCGTTCGGCGGCTCCTGTATGATGAAAGGGGAAGACGGAGAGGATGAGGAAGAGGGCTCGTTTAACCATGCTCCGGTCTGGGGACGGATCAGTGTGGTTCTGGCAGGGCCGGTCTTTAACTTTATCCTGGCTTTTGTTCTGGCTGTTATCGTGATCGGGATCGTCGGATACGATCCGGCAGAGATCATTGGGTTTCCGGAGGATTCTCCGGCTCAGGAAGCGGGGCTGCTCGAGGGTGATATCATCAAGGAGATCAATGGCAGTCATATCGATGTCGGCCGGGAGATTTATAATTATGAGACCTTTAAAGGGCTGAAAAACGAGCCTATGACACTTCTGGTCCAACGTGACGGAGAGGAGCTTGAGATCTCCTATCAGCCGTACCACCAGACACGTTATATGCTCGGGTTCAATTATGTGGCGGATAACACCCCTGCACAGGTGACTTCGATAACGCTGAATCTTCCGCTCCATAAAGCGGGCATGCTGGCCGGAGATATCATCACGTCGGTGGACGGCAAAGAGGTTGCCAGCGGAGAGGAGCTGGCGGCATATTTTGATGAACATCCGCTCGAAGACCTGCCGGTCACACTGACGTATGAACGCGAGGGAAAAGAGAAGAGCGCAGAGGTCACACCGGTCAGACATACCAATGTCAGTCTTGGATTTTATTATAATATGGCCCGTGAAAAGACAAATCTGCCCGGCATCATAAAATACGGGGCCATTGAAGTAAAATACTGGATTAAGACGACGGTACAAAGTCTTGGAATGCTGGTTACCGGTAAGGTTACGGTCAATGATATGTCGGGCCCTGTGGGCGTGGTAAATGTCATTGGGGATACGTATGAGGACAGCAAATCAGAAGGTGCACTGATCACATGGCTGAGCATGTTCAATATCATGATTCTGCTTTCGGCAAATCTGGGAATCATGAACCTGCTTCCGATACCGGCGCTGGACGGAGGACGCCTTGTCTTTCTGGTCATAGAAGCGATCCGTGGAAAGGGAATTCGGCGGGAAACAGAAGGAATGATCCACTTTGTGGGTCTGATGCTCCTGCTGGCGCTGATGGTTTATGTGACTTTCCATGATATTACAAGATTATTCTAA
- the frr gene encoding ribosome recycling factor, which produces MDERIQVYETKMGKTLSNLEGELGTIRAGRANPHVLDRIVVDYYGTPTPIQQVANVTVPEARMIQIQPWEANMVKVIEKAIMTSDLGINPTNDGKLIRLVFPELTEERRKELVKDVKKKGEAAKVAVRNIRRDANDAMKKLAKQDVSEDEIKELEDKVQKMTDKYIKEIDGAIEVKSKEILTV; this is translated from the coding sequence ATGGATGAGAGAATTCAGGTGTATGAAACAAAGATGGGAAAGACATTGTCCAATCTGGAGGGAGAACTCGGTACGATTCGCGCCGGACGTGCAAATCCGCATGTGCTGGACAGAATCGTGGTAGACTATTATGGAACCCCGACCCCGATCCAGCAGGTTGCCAATGTGACGGTGCCTGAGGCAAGGATGATCCAGATCCAGCCGTGGGAAGCTAATATGGTAAAAGTGATAGAAAAGGCGATCATGACTTCTGATCTGGGAATCAATCCGACAAACGACGGAAAACTGATCCGTCTGGTATTTCCGGAGCTCACGGAGGAACGCAGAAAAGAACTGGTAAAGGATGTTAAGAAAAAGGGCGAGGCAGCCAAGGTTGCTGTCCGCAATATCCGCAGGGATGCCAATGATGCGATGAAAAAACTTGCAAAACAGGATGTCTCCGAGGATGAGATCAAAGAGCTGGAAGATAAAGTCCAGAAGATGACAGATAAATATATCAAGGAGATCGATGGAGCAATCGAAGTAAAATCCAAAGAAATTCTTACGGTATAA
- a CDS encoding L-lactate dehydrogenase: MAKKRKDKIVVIGAGNVGETIAYTLMIRELANEIVLIDLNEKRAQGSALDIAHGTAFYDQITVRSGGYEECADANLIIIAAGVGRKPGQTRLELAKTNISIATSIARSIMEYADNPLLLVVSNPVDILTMAIQKETGLPPSRVIGTGTSLDTARLRYLIARECGVSISDVCAYVLGEHGDSQVSLWSRVRIGGISLTGFTSQLGIKLDYKAISMEAKDSGAEIIAEKGATYNGVAMATSRIVEAIVKNEHAVLAVSHVLGEEFGDWEGVAISVPCIVNEDGIKQVVNINMEDYEKAALNRSAETMQEFWNNVM; encoded by the coding sequence ATGGCAAAGAAGAGAAAAGACAAGATAGTAGTAATCGGCGCTGGCAACGTAGGTGAAACAATCGCCTACACTCTGATGATCCGCGAACTCGCAAACGAGATCGTCCTGATCGACCTGAACGAAAAACGTGCACAGGGAAGTGCTCTGGATATCGCTCACGGTACTGCATTCTATGATCAGATCACGGTTCGTTCCGGCGGATACGAAGAGTGTGCCGATGCAAATCTGATCATCATAGCAGCCGGTGTGGGAAGAAAGCCTGGTCAGACGCGTCTGGAGCTGGCTAAGACAAATATCTCCATCGCTACAAGCATCGCCAGAAGTATCATGGAATATGCAGACAATCCACTTCTGCTGGTTGTATCCAATCCAGTGGATATCCTTACCATGGCTATTCAGAAAGAAACCGGTCTTCCGCCATCACGTGTGATCGGAACAGGAACCTCTCTCGATACAGCCCGCCTGCGCTATCTGATCGCCAGAGAATGCGGTGTCAGCATCAGTGATGTCTGTGCATACGTACTCGGCGAACACGGGGACAGCCAGGTATCCTTATGGAGCCGTGTCCGTATCGGCGGTATTTCCCTGACAGGATTTACCAGCCAGCTTGGTATCAAACTTGACTACAAGGCAATCTCCATGGAAGCAAAAGACTCCGGAGCAGAGATCATCGCAGAAAAAGGAGCTACTTATAACGGTGTGGCAATGGCTACCTCCAGGATCGTGGAAGCTATAGTCAAAAATGAACATGCCGTTCTCGCAGTATCCCACGTACTCGGGGAAGAGTTCGGTGACTGGGAAGGCGTTGCCATCAGTGTTCCGTGTATTGTCAATGAAGACGGTATCAAGCAGGTGGTAAATATCAATATGGAAGACTACGAAAAAGCTGCATTGAATCGTTCTGCGGAGACTATGCAGGAATTCTGGAATAACGTAATGTAA
- the pyrH gene encoding UMP kinase: protein MKRVLLKLSGEALAGDKKTGFDEATVTEVARQVKILCDEGIKVGIVIGGGNFWRGRSSENIDRTKADQIGMLATVMNCIYVSEIFRSQGMQTSVLTPFECGSFTKLFSKDRVNKYFDHNMVVFFAGGTGHPYFSTDTATVLRAVEIEAETILLAKAVDGVYDSDPKDHPDAVKYDEVSIQEVIDKKLAVVDMTASILCMENKMPMIVFGLNEKDSIVNAAHGIITGTNVTV, encoded by the coding sequence ATGAAAAGAGTGTTACTTAAATTAAGCGGAGAGGCTTTGGCCGGGGATAAAAAAACCGGATTCGATGAAGCCACTGTGACCGAGGTCGCCAGGCAGGTTAAGATACTGTGTGATGAGGGTATTAAGGTTGGCATCGTGATTGGAGGCGGTAATTTCTGGCGGGGAAGAAGCAGCGAGAATATTGACCGCACGAAAGCTGACCAGATCGGAATGCTGGCAACAGTGATGAATTGCATTTATGTTTCTGAAATTTTCCGCTCACAGGGTATGCAGACATCGGTACTGACACCCTTTGAGTGCGGTTCATTTACAAAATTATTTTCTAAAGACCGCGTGAATAAATATTTCGATCACAATATGGTCGTGTTTTTTGCAGGCGGAACGGGTCATCCGTATTTTTCCACCGACACGGCGACTGTGCTGCGGGCGGTAGAGATTGAGGCGGAAACAATCCTGTTGGCGAAAGCAGTAGACGGAGTCTATGACAGTGATCCGAAAGACCATCCGGATGCCGTGAAATATGATGAGGTGAGCATTCAGGAAGTGATCGATAAGAAACTGGCGGTTGTGGATATGACAGCTTCTATTCTCTGTATGGAGAATAAGATGCCGATGATCGTCTTTGGATTGAATGAAAAAGACAGCATTGTCAATGCTGCACACGGAATCATCACCGGAACGAATGTAACGGTTTAG
- a CDS encoding heme-degrading domain-containing protein yields the protein MEDLKELQKKCAEQEERYQFSSFSREDAWRLGEMLVDAAKGYDGGVAVGIVQNGLKVFQFVTEGATRHNTQWLDRKVNLVTQFHKSSLHVYTDFELKGITLEGERLDPMDFAMCGGGFPLTIKGVGVVGAIAVSGLPHLEDHQVIIDALQKWFSTAES from the coding sequence ATGGAAGACTTAAAAGAACTGCAGAAGAAATGTGCGGAACAGGAAGAACGGTATCAGTTTTCTTCCTTTTCGAGAGAAGACGCCTGGCGTCTGGGAGAAATGCTGGTCGATGCGGCGAAAGGATATGACGGCGGCGTCGCAGTCGGCATTGTGCAAAACGGACTGAAGGTATTTCAATTTGTGACTGAGGGGGCGACAAGACATAACACACAGTGGCTGGACCGAAAAGTGAATCTGGTCACGCAGTTCCATAAATCCTCTCTTCATGTCTATACAGACTTTGAGTTAAAAGGCATCACACTGGAAGGGGAACGCCTCGATCCTATGGATTTTGCAATGTGCGGCGGCGGATTTCCTCTTACAATAAAAGGCGTTGGCGTGGTGGGCGCGATAGCCGTATCCGGTCTTCCGCACCTGGAGGACCATCAGGTCATCATCGATGCTCTGCAGAAGTGGTTTTCAACGGCTGAATCATGA
- the fba gene encoding class II fructose-1,6-bisphosphate aldolase yields the protein MALVTTTEMFKKAYEGGYAIGAFNVNNMEIVQGITEAAGELNSPLILQVSAGARKYANHTYLVKLVEAALIENDIPIALHLDHGADFEICKSCIDGGFTSVMIDGSHHSFEENIEVTKKVVEYAHSKGVVVEGELGQLAGVEDDVNVSAEDAKYTHPDEVEEFVDRTGVDSLAIAIGTSHGAFKFKPGQKPVLRFDILEEITKRLPNFPIVLHGASSVSQEYVKIIQENGGNLADAIGIPEDMLRQAARSAVCKINIDSDLRLAMTAGVRQVLWNKPEAFDPREYLKVGRQNVKDVVAHKITEVLGSNGKA from the coding sequence ATGGCATTAGTTACAACAACAGAAATGTTTAAGAAAGCTTATGAAGGCGGTTACGCTATCGGAGCTTTCAATGTAAACAACATGGAAATCGTTCAGGGTATTACGGAAGCAGCAGGAGAATTAAACTCCCCATTGATTCTGCAGGTTTCAGCAGGAGCAAGAAAATATGCGAACCACACATACCTTGTAAAATTAGTAGAGGCAGCTCTGATTGAAAATGATATCCCGATCGCACTTCATCTTGATCACGGTGCAGATTTCGAAATCTGTAAATCCTGTATCGACGGTGGATTTACATCTGTCATGATCGACGGTTCTCATCATTCATTTGAAGAGAATATCGAAGTGACAAAAAAAGTAGTAGAGTATGCGCATTCTAAAGGTGTCGTAGTTGAAGGTGAGCTGGGACAGCTGGCAGGTGTAGAAGATGACGTGAATGTATCTGCAGAAGATGCCAAATATACACATCCTGATGAAGTAGAGGAATTCGTAGACCGTACCGGAGTTGATTCCCTGGCGATCGCTATCGGAACAAGCCACGGTGCATTCAAGTTCAAACCGGGACAGAAACCGGTACTGCGTTTCGATATCCTGGAAGAGATTACAAAACGTCTCCCGAATTTCCCGATCGTTCTTCACGGTGCATCCAGTGTATCTCAGGAATACGTTAAGATCATTCAGGAAAACGGCGGAAATCTGGCAGATGCTATCGGAATTCCGGAAGACATGCTACGTCAGGCTGCAAGAAGCGCTGTTTGTAAGATCAACATCGACTCCGATCTGCGCCTTGCTATGACAGCCGGTGTAAGACAGGTTCTGTGGAACAAACCGGAAGCATTTGACCCGAGAGAATATCTGAAAGTCGGACGTCAGAACGTAAAAGATGTGGTTGCTCATAAGATCACAGAGGTTCTGGGAAGCAACGGAAAAGCCTGA